A single genomic interval of Gossypium raimondii isolate GPD5lz chromosome 11, ASM2569854v1, whole genome shotgun sequence harbors:
- the LOC105801620 gene encoding nuclear transcription factor Y subunit B-5: MGDEQNPFLPIANVGRIMKQILPPSAKVSKEAKETMQECVTEFISFVTSEASDKCRKGSRKTICGDDICWALGAVGLDNYAQAMIRYLHKYRVAALNQQKATTSSFEDKDEESDRSGEPSHQEDETTTPQVVMNIFI; encoded by the coding sequence ATGGGTGATGAACAAAATCCATTTCTGCCAATAGCCAACGTGGGTCGGATTATGAAACAAATCCTGCCACCAAGTGCCAAGGTTTCGAAAGAGGCTAAGGAAACAATGCAAGAATGTGTGACGGAGTTCATAAGCTTCGTAACAAGCGAGGCATCCGACAAGTGTCGCAAAGGGAGTCGCAAGACAATATGTGGAGATGACATCTGCTGGGCATTGGGTGCTGTAGGGCTTGACAACTACGCTCAGGCTATGATAAGGTATTTACACAAATATAGGGTAGCAGCACTAAACCAACAGAAAGCAACAACCAGCAGCTTTGAAGACAAAGATGAAGAATCGGATCGAAGTGGCGAACCATCTCATCAAGAGGATGAAACTACAACTCCACAAGTAGTGATGAACATTTTTATATAG